A window from Planococcus maritimus encodes these proteins:
- a CDS encoding DUF2268 domain-containing putative Zn-dependent protease (predicted Zn-dependent protease with a strongly conserved HExxH motif) has translation MHTAIDEALKKSAEMLPGSDKTVHVFPANPAYTHGKTEELNPSGMALEQDVMVLFATPILLEEGLQHTIAHEYFHMIDMQRGTAEDPINTTLLETAVMEGKAEAFAEIIYPESKLDWIANADEKITEETKMLFLKEKDSAEVEVWNDFYYGNAVTKVPIFASHMIGYDIMQKFLTQHPNMPVEEWLELTAEEVLAGSGYAEPASN, from the coding sequence TTGCATACAGCAATCGATGAGGCTTTAAAGAAATCTGCGGAAATGCTGCCCGGAAGTGACAAGACCGTACATGTGTTTCCAGCGAATCCCGCATATACACATGGGAAGACAGAGGAACTGAATCCTTCAGGGATGGCATTAGAACAGGACGTGATGGTGCTATTTGCCACCCCTATTCTTCTTGAAGAAGGCTTGCAACACACTATCGCGCATGAATACTTTCATATGATTGATATGCAAAGAGGAACTGCGGAAGATCCAATTAATACCACCTTACTAGAAACGGCAGTGATGGAAGGAAAAGCTGAAGCTTTTGCGGAAATTATTTACCCTGAATCTAAACTGGATTGGATAGCCAATGCAGATGAAAAAATTACAGAAGAAACCAAAATGCTGTTTCTAAAAGAAAAAGATTCGGCGGAAGTTGAAGTATGGAACGATTTTTATTATGGCAATGCCGTTACCAAAGTGCCTATCTTCGCTAGTCACATGATCGGGTATGACATTATGCAAAAGTTTTTGACGCAGCACCCCAATATGCCAGTTGAGGAATGGCTGGAATTGACTGCAGAAGAGGTTTTAGCAGGAAGTGGGTATGCGGAACCGGCATCAAACTAA
- a CDS encoding thiamine pyrophosphate-binding protein translates to MKAVRNVLEYLEGNGVKYIFGIPAGSVNAFYDQLLDFPEMTPIVTKHEGAASYMAASYAKYSRELSVCIGSSGPGGTNLLTGAANAMREHLPILFLTGAVPVSTMGLNASQELDAQSLFQSITKYSVTVLKPENLLAEVAKATQIALSGVPGPVHVAMPIDVQMGNIEQLPIPKLEIERHAPISAEQVKRVADRLMQKKKGFIFAGQGVRNSVAQVVELAELLDWPIVATPVAKGLFRGDHPLFSGVFGFAGNEQTSLLVNEGDAETLMVLGSSLGETATSNYNPNLAKDRFVIQLDFDDTVFGRKYPVNIPVHGDMTDSLSQIIDELKDRGLTRPQTVKLVERDQGTEQDAEYNTKNVLLKLQELLPASTRYTIDIGEFMAYVIHDMDVLEEDTFDINVHFGAMGSGLSAAIGSTLAEPDRPVVALTGDGCFFMHGMEILTAKEYNLPVLFVVMNNARLGMVYQGHTLQYKRSHPSFEQEPVNIAAMAEALNIPNFRVDDLDDLSQNMLDALTGLNGPAILEVALVDNNIPPMGDRVKFLSSFGK, encoded by the coding sequence ATGAAAGCAGTTCGTAATGTGTTGGAATACCTAGAAGGAAATGGTGTTAAGTATATCTTTGGGATACCCGCAGGTTCAGTCAATGCGTTTTATGATCAATTATTGGATTTTCCGGAAATGACTCCGATTGTTACCAAACACGAAGGGGCCGCTTCTTATATGGCCGCTTCCTACGCAAAGTATTCTCGGGAACTGAGTGTATGCATCGGCAGCAGTGGCCCTGGAGGCACGAACCTACTGACTGGGGCGGCTAACGCGATGCGCGAACATTTGCCGATCCTGTTTCTTACTGGGGCTGTGCCGGTCAGTACGATGGGCTTGAATGCGTCGCAGGAACTGGATGCACAGTCGCTTTTTCAGTCGATCACCAAGTATAGTGTGACAGTATTGAAACCGGAGAATTTATTGGCTGAGGTTGCCAAAGCGACACAAATTGCGCTGTCTGGTGTCCCGGGCCCGGTCCATGTGGCGATGCCGATCGATGTGCAAATGGGGAATATCGAACAACTGCCGATTCCGAAGCTCGAAATCGAGCGGCATGCCCCAATCTCCGCTGAACAAGTAAAGCGAGTAGCCGATCGATTGATGCAGAAGAAAAAGGGGTTCATCTTTGCGGGGCAAGGGGTGCGCAATTCAGTGGCTCAAGTCGTCGAACTGGCCGAATTACTCGATTGGCCGATCGTCGCGACACCTGTAGCTAAGGGACTGTTCCGGGGAGATCATCCGCTTTTTTCAGGCGTGTTCGGTTTTGCCGGCAATGAGCAGACTTCGTTGTTGGTGAACGAAGGCGATGCAGAGACCTTAATGGTACTGGGGTCCAGTTTAGGGGAAACTGCCACCAGCAATTACAACCCAAATCTCGCAAAAGACCGATTTGTGATCCAGCTGGACTTTGACGACACTGTTTTCGGCCGAAAGTATCCTGTTAATATTCCTGTGCATGGAGACATGACGGATAGTTTGTCCCAAATTATTGACGAACTCAAAGATCGAGGACTGACAAGACCGCAGACTGTGAAGTTAGTGGAGCGTGATCAGGGAACGGAGCAGGATGCGGAATACAATACGAAAAACGTCTTGCTGAAGTTGCAGGAATTGTTGCCGGCTTCCACGCGCTATACAATTGATATCGGCGAATTTATGGCCTATGTGATTCATGATATGGACGTTTTGGAAGAAGACACTTTTGATATCAACGTCCATTTCGGGGCTATGGGGAGCGGGCTGAGCGCAGCGATCGGCTCGACGCTGGCTGAACCTGATCGGCCGGTCGTGGCACTGACGGGCGATGGTTGTTTCTTCATGCACGGCATGGAGATCCTCACCGCTAAAGAATACAATCTGCCTGTTTTGTTCGTCGTCATGAATAATGCACGCTTAGGGATGGTTTACCAGGGGCATACTTTGCAATATAAACGCTCGCATCCATCTTTCGAGCAAGAGCCAGTCAATATTGCGGCAATGGCTGAAGCCTTAAATATCCCGAACTTCCGCGTAGATGATTTGGACGATTTGTCTCAAAATATGCTGGACGCATTAACCGGCTTGAACGGCCCAGCCATTTTAGAAGTGGCTTTAGTTGATAATAATATCCCGCCAATGGGGGACAGAGTGAAGTTTCTTTCTTCTTTCGGTAAATAG
- a CDS encoding alpha/beta fold hydrolase: MILHSVEVGTGEPIVFLHTGLQTGMTDFEYQREFFKDSFRVVLPDLRGHGQSINNDLSNFFKDAARDLLDTLEKKEMSSIHIVGASLGALVGLFFAKRFPEKVKSLTLSGITPGKPENWNQMHKEDVAVQTQLLQNEEAIHHFDQLHAADWKQFLYMARNDEWYPFEETKDLAGIRSPILLIVGEGNPNETTGAISYRSMHENVHVSIIPFASHLVHMEQPKLYSEVLKLFLKGIS, translated from the coding sequence ATGATTTTGCATTCAGTAGAAGTGGGGACAGGAGAGCCGATTGTATTCTTGCACACAGGGCTGCAGACGGGCATGACGGACTTTGAATACCAAAGAGAATTCTTTAAAGACTCATTTCGCGTGGTACTGCCTGATTTACGCGGACATGGCCAATCCATCAACAATGATTTGTCTAATTTTTTTAAGGACGCGGCGAGGGACCTATTGGATACATTGGAGAAAAAAGAAATGAGCTCTATTCATATCGTAGGTGCTTCATTGGGCGCGTTGGTTGGGCTGTTTTTTGCTAAGAGGTTCCCCGAAAAAGTCAAAAGCTTGACGCTATCCGGTATAACACCGGGAAAACCTGAGAATTGGAACCAGATGCACAAGGAAGATGTAGCCGTTCAAACTCAGCTCCTTCAAAATGAAGAAGCCATTCATCACTTCGATCAATTGCACGCAGCCGATTGGAAACAGTTTCTGTACATGGCACGAAATGACGAATGGTATCCGTTTGAAGAAACAAAAGATTTAGCGGGAATCCGTTCCCCTATCTTGCTTATTGTGGGCGAAGGGAACCCTAACGAGACAACAGGGGCGATATCCTACCGTTCCATGCATGAAAATGTTCATGTTTCGATTATTCCCTTTGCCTCTCACTTAGTTCATATGGAACAACCCAAACTCTATAGCGAAGTGTTGAAGCTGTTTCTTAAAGGCATTTCTTAA
- a CDS encoding endonuclease, with the protein MNNSLWNKSAKALLAVGLVASFGVPTSQTTVEAAAPANDLFISEYIEGSSFNKAIEIYNGTGTSVELSPYSLSLYTNGSTSSQSEMALSGTVANGETVVIYHGSANAAIQSKGDLQNNSVVNFNGDDALVLEKSGAPIDSLGQVGARIDNLKDVTLVRNPDIQSGDSIVNNSFNPSTEWTVYPSDTVEYLGSHTMESGVTPVPDPDPTVDGYYETANGLQGESLKAELHDIIDGHTELSYSQVWDALKITDEDPNNANNVLLLYTGESRSKSLNGGNVGDWNREHTWAKSHGNFGTAMGAGTDIHHLRPTDVQVNGLRGNLDFNYGGSTVSGCDGCLRTPTSWEPPNEVKGDVARMLFYMAVRYESGDGVDLELNDFVNNGSTPYHGKISVLLEWHEQDPVSSWEQQRNEKIEDIQGNRNPFVDHPEWAESIW; encoded by the coding sequence ATGAATAACAGCTTATGGAACAAATCAGCAAAGGCTTTATTGGCAGTAGGGTTAGTCGCAAGCTTTGGGGTGCCGACATCACAGACGACGGTGGAAGCAGCTGCTCCGGCGAATGACTTATTTATCTCGGAATACATAGAAGGCAGCAGCTTCAACAAAGCAATCGAGATTTATAATGGCACAGGCACTTCTGTTGAATTGAGCCCTTATTCATTGTCGCTGTATACCAATGGCAGCACCTCCTCGCAAAGTGAAATGGCTCTTTCCGGCACTGTCGCAAACGGTGAGACGGTCGTCATTTATCACGGGAGCGCCAATGCAGCGATCCAAAGCAAGGGCGATTTGCAAAATAACAGTGTCGTCAATTTCAATGGCGACGATGCATTGGTCCTAGAAAAATCCGGAGCACCGATCGATTCGCTTGGCCAAGTAGGTGCACGCATCGACAACTTGAAAGACGTTACGCTGGTCCGCAATCCGGATATTCAGTCTGGCGACAGCATAGTGAATAACTCATTCAACCCTTCAACTGAATGGACGGTATACCCAAGCGATACAGTGGAATACCTAGGAAGTCACACGATGGAATCTGGCGTAACCCCAGTCCCTGATCCAGATCCAACTGTGGATGGCTATTACGAAACGGCGAATGGTTTGCAAGGCGAGTCATTAAAAGCAGAGCTTCACGACATCATCGATGGACACACGGAACTTAGTTATTCACAAGTATGGGACGCATTGAAAATCACTGATGAAGACCCAAATAACGCGAATAACGTTCTCTTATTATATACAGGCGAGTCCCGTTCGAAATCCTTGAACGGCGGCAATGTCGGAGATTGGAACCGCGAACACACATGGGCGAAGTCTCACGGCAATTTCGGGACGGCGATGGGAGCGGGAACGGATATCCATCATTTGCGCCCGACCGACGTACAAGTGAATGGGCTGCGCGGCAATTTGGACTTTAATTACGGTGGCAGTACCGTCAGTGGCTGTGATGGCTGCTTACGCACACCGACTTCTTGGGAGCCGCCAAATGAAGTGAAAGGCGATGTCGCCCGGATGCTGTTTTATATGGCGGTTCGTTATGAATCAGGTGACGGCGTAGACTTGGAACTGAATGATTTCGTGAATAACGGCTCAACGCCTTACCATGGCAAGATTTCTGTGTTGCTCGAATGGCATGAGCAAGACCCGGTCAGCTCATGGGAACAGCAACGCAACGAAAAAATCGAGGACATCCAAGGCAACCGTAACCCGTTCGTTGATCATCCAGAATGGGCAGAATCGATTTGGTAG
- a CDS encoding 3-ketoacyl-ACP reductase: MQSIKGKTAIITGGGRGIGRATAIALANEGVNVGLIGLNQENLDKVSVELQDANVKVATASADVTDLAAIEQATEKLKNELGAIDILINNAGTGKFGGFMELSPEEWKNIVDVNLMGVYNATRAVLPGMIEQSSGDIINISSTAGQKGAPVTSAYSSSKFAVMGLTESLALEVRKHNIRVTAMTPSTVVTDLAHESNLITGDAEKVMHPEDLADLIVASLKLHPRVFVKSAGLWSTNPS; this comes from the coding sequence ATGCAATCAATTAAAGGGAAAACGGCGATCATCACAGGTGGAGGACGCGGCATTGGCCGTGCGACAGCGATCGCTCTTGCCAATGAAGGCGTAAATGTCGGCTTGATCGGCTTGAATCAGGAAAATCTCGACAAAGTATCTGTCGAACTGCAAGATGCGAATGTCAAAGTGGCAACAGCTTCAGCCGATGTGACGGATCTCGCAGCGATTGAACAAGCGACAGAGAAACTCAAAAACGAACTCGGGGCTATCGACATCCTGATCAATAACGCCGGCACCGGAAAATTCGGCGGCTTTATGGAACTATCTCCAGAAGAATGGAAAAACATCGTCGACGTCAACTTGATGGGTGTCTATAACGCCACACGTGCCGTCTTGCCTGGCATGATCGAGCAAAGCTCAGGCGATATCATCAATATTTCGTCCACTGCAGGTCAAAAAGGCGCACCGGTCACGAGCGCTTACAGCTCTTCCAAATTCGCTGTCATGGGCTTGACTGAATCGCTCGCACTCGAAGTACGCAAACACAATATCCGCGTTACGGCGATGACGCCGAGCACAGTCGTCACGGACCTTGCTCACGAGTCCAATTTGATCACAGGAGATGCTGAAAAAGTCATGCATCCGGAAGACTTGGCGGACTTGATTGTCGCTAGTTTGAAACTGCATCCGCGCGTCTTTGTTAAGAGCGCCGGACTATGGTCGACTAACCCATCCTAA
- a CDS encoding glucose 1-dehydrogenase has product MINYQDKVVIITGGGSGLGRAAADSIAAQGGKLVLVDMNNESLEASKNEILADFPDASIKIVEANVTDEEQVKNYVQFTLDTFGKIDGFFNNAGIEGKQNLTEDYGSDEFEKVISVNLNGVFYGMKHVLKVMKEQGYGSIVNTASVGGIRGIGNQSGYAASKHGVVGMTRNSGIEYGEFGISINAIAPGAIMTPMVEGSLKQIAGDDWEAAGQEFVSVNPMKRFGKPEEVGNLVAFLLSDAAKFINATVIPIDGGQSYKY; this is encoded by the coding sequence ATGATTAATTACCAAGACAAAGTCGTCATTATTACCGGCGGAGGTTCCGGTCTTGGCCGTGCCGCTGCCGACTCGATCGCAGCTCAAGGCGGCAAGCTGGTCCTTGTAGACATGAACAATGAGTCACTGGAAGCGAGCAAAAACGAAATTCTGGCAGATTTCCCGGACGCTTCTATCAAGATTGTTGAAGCAAACGTGACCGATGAAGAACAAGTGAAAAACTATGTCCAATTCACGCTCGATACATTCGGCAAAATCGATGGCTTCTTCAATAACGCCGGTATCGAAGGCAAGCAGAACTTGACGGAAGACTACGGTTCTGATGAATTCGAAAAAGTCATCAGCGTCAACTTGAACGGTGTCTTCTACGGCATGAAGCACGTCTTGAAAGTTATGAAAGAGCAAGGCTACGGCTCGATTGTCAATACCGCATCGGTTGGCGGCATCCGCGGCATCGGCAACCAGTCCGGCTATGCAGCGAGCAAGCACGGCGTTGTCGGCATGACACGCAATTCCGGCATCGAATATGGTGAGTTTGGCATTAGCATCAACGCCATCGCACCAGGCGCCATCATGACGCCAATGGTCGAAGGCTCTTTGAAGCAAATCGCTGGAGACGACTGGGAAGCAGCCGGCCAGGAATTCGTCAGCGTCAACCCGATGAAACGTTTCGGTAAACCAGAGGAAGTTGGCAACCTCGTCGCTTTCTTGTTATCGGATGCAGCGAAATTCATCAACGCTACCGTCATTCCGATCGACGGCGGCCAATCCTATAAATATTGA
- a CDS encoding TetR/AcrR family transcriptional regulator, protein MKSKKERLSPQAERTKQHLKEAYIELINEKGYSHVSVTDIVHRAQYNRATFYLYYLDKFHLTEELLEEMFRQIKRTSTERYKKGADVLTSAMDADSFELIRFVYDNRSFFNLYLTEDTIPGLHGELPQAIFEMLDEGFTFEGIHNDHINSQQFKRYMAYGTSGLILEWAKTGYEKSPKEMTGTLIDIVRSFATAFRFN, encoded by the coding sequence ATGAAAAGTAAAAAAGAAAGATTATCTCCGCAAGCAGAGCGAACGAAGCAGCATTTAAAAGAAGCGTATATCGAATTGATCAACGAAAAAGGATACAGCCACGTGTCGGTGACAGATATTGTCCACCGAGCGCAGTATAACCGGGCGACTTTCTATTTGTATTATCTGGACAAGTTCCATTTGACTGAAGAACTGCTCGAAGAAATGTTCCGGCAGATTAAACGAACCAGTACCGAGCGCTACAAAAAGGGAGCGGATGTGCTCACTTCGGCAATGGATGCGGATTCTTTTGAATTGATTCGCTTTGTGTATGATAATCGTTCTTTTTTCAATTTATATCTAACAGAAGATACCATCCCAGGACTTCACGGAGAGTTGCCGCAAGCGATTTTTGAAATGCTCGACGAAGGGTTTACATTCGAAGGGATCCACAACGACCATATTAACTCCCAGCAGTTCAAACGGTATATGGCGTACGGGACTTCAGGACTTATTCTGGAATGGGCCAAAACAGGCTATGAGAAATCCCCAAAAGAGATGACCGGCACTTTGATCGACATTGTGCGGTCGTTTGCGACAGCTTTTCGGTTCAATTAA
- a CDS encoding alpha/beta fold hydrolase, with amino-acid sequence MGHYIQVEENVKIHVEDIGSGQPVVFLHGWPLNNKAFEYQTSLLAKNGFRYIGVDMRGYGKSDKPWAGYDYDTMAKDLEAVVNELRLEPFVLAGFSMGGPIAIRYLTKFGSEKVDKLLLMGAAAPIFTQRDDFNVGMKPEEVDDIIAQIEKDRPAFLAEFADLFFEQKHSPQFLNWFQSLALEAGAHSTLNSAVALRDEDLRGELSSITVPTAIFHGKKDQICPYELGEILDKEIPNSVLVPFEDSGHGINADEPERFNEELLNFLNSSST; translated from the coding sequence GTGGGACATTATATTCAAGTTGAAGAAAACGTGAAAATTCATGTAGAAGATATTGGCTCTGGACAGCCCGTCGTCTTTCTTCACGGCTGGCCGTTGAACAATAAAGCATTCGAATACCAGACGAGCTTGCTCGCGAAGAACGGCTTCCGCTATATCGGTGTCGACATGCGCGGCTACGGAAAATCCGACAAGCCCTGGGCAGGATACGATTACGATACGATGGCCAAAGACCTGGAAGCGGTCGTCAATGAACTTCGTCTAGAACCATTCGTGCTCGCCGGTTTTTCCATGGGCGGCCCGATCGCTATTCGTTATTTGACAAAATTCGGGTCGGAAAAAGTCGACAAACTCCTCTTGATGGGTGCTGCAGCTCCGATCTTCACGCAGCGTGATGATTTCAACGTCGGCATGAAACCTGAAGAAGTGGACGACATCATCGCCCAAATCGAAAAAGACCGCCCGGCGTTTCTTGCCGAGTTTGCGGACTTGTTTTTCGAACAGAAACATTCACCGCAATTCCTGAATTGGTTCCAGTCACTGGCGCTTGAAGCAGGCGCACACTCCACATTGAACTCAGCCGTTGCCCTGCGCGACGAAGACTTGCGCGGCGAGCTGTCTTCTATTACAGTGCCGACAGCTATTTTCCACGGCAAAAAAGACCAGATCTGCCCTTACGAACTCGGCGAAATCCTGGACAAGGAAATCCCGAACTCTGTACTCGTACCATTCGAAGACAGCGGACACGGCATCAATGCTGATGAGCCGGAACGTTTCAACGAAGAACTCTTGAACTTCCTGAATAGTTCAAGCACCTAA
- a CDS encoding PspA/IM30 family protein, with the protein MEILKRFRDIMTSNIHAMLDKAEDPEKMIDQYLRDLNSDLGKVKSETAAIMAAEKRERRELDELKKEMDDMQRYAVKALEAGNEEDARKFLQRKAELSERVTDKETAVELAATNTQQMRQMHDKLESDIGELESRRQELKGKAAVAKTQQRMNDFASSVGGAGERISAFDAMEKKINQQLDESAAMAELNKSSETSIKDLAKKYDDGPNVDEELESLKSGTNVDAELEALKSQIGKNE; encoded by the coding sequence ATGGAGATCCTAAAACGTTTCAGAGACATTATGACGAGCAATATCCACGCAATGCTGGACAAGGCGGAAGACCCGGAAAAGATGATCGATCAGTATTTGCGCGACTTGAATAGCGACCTTGGCAAAGTGAAATCCGAGACGGCAGCGATCATGGCGGCAGAGAAACGCGAGCGCCGCGAACTTGATGAGTTGAAGAAAGAGATGGACGATATGCAGCGCTATGCGGTAAAAGCGCTCGAAGCGGGCAATGAAGAAGACGCCCGAAAATTCCTCCAGCGCAAGGCGGAACTGTCGGAACGCGTGACGGACAAAGAGACGGCGGTCGAACTCGCGGCGACGAATACGCAGCAGATGCGCCAAATGCACGATAAATTAGAGAGCGATATCGGCGAGCTTGAATCGCGCCGCCAAGAACTGAAAGGCAAAGCGGCAGTTGCGAAGACGCAACAGCGCATGAATGATTTCGCGTCCAGTGTCGGAGGGGCAGGCGAACGCATCTCGGCATTCGATGCGATGGAGAAGAAAATCAACCAGCAATTGGATGAATCGGCCGCGATGGCTGAACTCAATAAAAGCTCAGAGACAAGCATCAAGGACTTGGCGAAGAAATACGATGACGGCCCGAATGTCGACGAGGAACTGGAGTCCTTGAAATCAGGTACCAATGTGGACGCGGAACTGGAAGCGCTGAAGAGCCAAATCGGAAAGAACGAGTAA
- a CDS encoding TFIIB-type zinc ribbon-containing protein, with protein MVIHYKCPNCGADMAFDSESGHLSCPSCGHEENIETFPEQNIERKFDEGEAKEYHCENCGAIILTEAETTATHCSFCGASVVLADRLTGDLAPAKVIPFTVSKDEAVTAFKKWTRGGRLTPRGFMSGDRIKKMTGMYVPFWLYDIEGEAHIQAIGTQVRTYQSGDTIYTETNFYDVFREIDLSYLKVPADASEKMDDVLMDKLEPYDYSELKDFRMPYLAGYLAEKYDFDDEQLFSRVESKIVPYIDAYISTTISGYSSVSYTTKQIDAQKKKVYYTLFPVWMVYYDFDNKEHTFAMNGQTGKVVGKPPISAGKVALWFTGIAVSSFVAMKAIAFAVGGVLW; from the coding sequence TTGGTCATCCATTACAAATGCCCGAATTGCGGAGCTGACATGGCGTTCGATAGCGAATCGGGCCATTTAAGCTGCCCGAGCTGCGGCCATGAAGAAAACATCGAGACCTTTCCGGAACAGAACATCGAACGGAAATTCGATGAAGGCGAAGCGAAAGAATACCATTGCGAAAACTGCGGGGCGATCATCCTGACTGAAGCGGAAACGACCGCGACCCACTGCAGCTTCTGCGGGGCATCGGTCGTATTGGCAGACCGTTTGACGGGAGATCTCGCCCCGGCCAAAGTCATTCCGTTTACCGTCAGCAAAGATGAAGCGGTCACAGCGTTCAAGAAATGGACGCGCGGCGGGCGATTGACCCCGCGCGGCTTTATGAGCGGCGACCGCATCAAGAAAATGACAGGCATGTACGTGCCGTTTTGGCTTTACGACATCGAAGGCGAAGCCCATATCCAGGCAATCGGCACGCAAGTCCGGACTTACCAAAGCGGAGATACAATTTATACGGAAACGAATTTTTATGACGTGTTCCGGGAAATCGATTTGAGTTATTTAAAAGTGCCGGCGGATGCTTCGGAAAAAATGGACGATGTGCTGATGGATAAGCTGGAGCCTTACGATTACAGCGAATTAAAAGATTTCCGCATGCCGTATTTGGCGGGCTATTTAGCCGAAAAATACGATTTCGACGACGAGCAATTGTTTTCCCGTGTGGAATCGAAAATCGTCCCTTATATCGACGCTTATATCAGCACGACCATTTCCGGCTATTCATCCGTCAGCTATACGACCAAGCAGATCGATGCGCAAAAAAAGAAAGTCTATTACACTTTATTCCCAGTGTGGATGGTGTATTACGATTTCGACAATAAAGAGCATACCTTTGCGATGAACGGGCAAACCGGCAAAGTGGTCGGCAAGCCGCCGATCAGCGCCGGCAAAGTCGCCTTGTGGTTCACCGGCATCGCCGTATCGAGTTTTGTGGCCATGAAAGCCATCGCCTTTGCGGTAGGGGGTGTCTTGTGGTGA
- a CDS encoding TPM domain-containing protein, with the protein MKKFSCKLAWMPIVALLLFFISGLSVSAQTGDLIYDEAGLLSGGEAQELEALAEQYGAEQNVDFLFLTTDSTEGQSIEGYMGDFFDARADSTGREDAVLLTIDIGGREVYLAGFGTAEQTLDPERVDLVLDRIIPEMQSGDYADAFEETVVTSSEYMEYRPGVNPESIFLKSWFHLAIAILLAGVIVGSMLYNAGGKVTTTPGTYVDRDHTRVRSQNDRFRNKTVTRRKVPKNKDGGGFGGGGGMTGGGRSFSGGGRSF; encoded by the coding sequence GTGAAAAAGTTTTCATGTAAACTGGCGTGGATGCCGATAGTGGCTTTACTGCTGTTTTTCATTAGCGGATTGTCCGTTTCAGCACAAACCGGTGATTTGATATACGACGAAGCCGGCTTGCTCAGTGGCGGAGAAGCGCAGGAACTGGAAGCCTTGGCAGAGCAATACGGTGCGGAACAAAACGTGGATTTTCTGTTTTTGACGACCGATAGTACGGAAGGGCAATCGATCGAAGGCTATATGGGTGATTTCTTCGATGCGCGCGCAGATAGTACAGGCCGTGAAGATGCGGTACTATTGACGATCGATATCGGCGGCCGTGAAGTCTATCTCGCTGGTTTCGGTACGGCCGAGCAGACGCTGGATCCGGAACGCGTCGATCTCGTGCTTGACCGGATTATCCCTGAGATGCAATCGGGCGATTATGCGGATGCGTTCGAAGAAACAGTCGTCACTTCAAGCGAATACATGGAATACCGGCCGGGTGTCAATCCGGAGAGCATTTTCTTGAAAAGCTGGTTTCATTTAGCCATCGCGATATTGCTCGCGGGGGTGATTGTCGGGTCAATGCTTTACAACGCAGGGGGCAAGGTGACGACGACCCCTGGCACATACGTCGACCGGGACCACACACGCGTACGCAGCCAGAATGACCGCTTCCGCAATAAAACCGTCACGCGCAGAAAAGTTCCGAAAAATAAAGATGGCGGCGGATTTGGTGGCGGCGGTGGCATGACCGGCGGCGGGCGTTCATTCAGTGGCGGCGGCCGAAGCTTCTAG